The sequence below is a genomic window from Pongo abelii isolate AG06213 chromosome 12, NHGRI_mPonAbe1-v2.0_pri, whole genome shotgun sequence.
CCTGACCCACTGCAGCCCATACCTAAGCTCAAGGCTTGCCAGGCCCCCAACCCAGGCCTTCCCCTAACCCGACTCACAGAGGAGGTGACCCGCCAGCATCGCATGCGGGTGACCCGGAAGGAGCCTTCTCGGAGTTGCTGGCCAGGCAGGCGGAGCTGCAGGCTGAGTTCACTGTTGCCTGCACTCACCACCACAGGACAGTCCTTTTCTGGGAAGTCAGCCACACAGGCATCAAAGCGCAGGTAGCCATAGTGCCGCAGCGTCTGGGCCAGTCTCAGGAACTGAAAAATGGTCATCACATGGGGGTAGATTAGGAGGGGGAATGGGGCAGCTCAGAAAAAGCAaccccggccgggcgcggtggctcacgcctataatcccagcactttagggggcagaggcaggcagatcacaaggtcaggagatcaagaccatcctggctaacacgatgaaaccctgtctctcccaaaaatacaaaaaattagccaggcatcgtggcaggtgcctgtagccccagctacttgggaggctgaggcaggagaatggtgtgaacccgggaggcagagcttgcagtgagccaagattgcgccactgcactccaacctgggcgacagagcgagactccatgtctttaaaaaaaaaaaaaaaaagcaaacccttggaggaagacagagaggagGCAGGGCTCACCTCCTTCTTGGAGACTTTCTCTTGCAGAGATTTGAGTTGCCGGTGCTGTTCCTTGGTGACCAAGATCCACCCACGCTCAATATCTGATACCGTCTATAGTAGAGACAAGGGGCAGGCAGTAGGAGGTCCCAGTCAGCAATCCAAGGAAAGTGTCTACCATTACCTCTGTCCAGCCCGACCCCTAGCCCCACACTTGAGCGACCTCTTTGCAGTAAGTCCTTGATCTTGTCAGCTTAATAAAAGTagggagggccgggcgcggtggctcacgcttgtaatcccagcactttgggaggccgaggcgggcggatcacgaggtcaggagatcgagaccacagtgaaaccccgtctctactaaaaatacaaaaaaattagcggggcatggtggcgggcgcctgtagtcccagctactcggagaggctaaggcaggagaatggcatgaacccgggaggcggagcttgcagtgagccgagatcgcgccactgcactccagcctgggtgacagagggagactccatctcaaaaaaaaaaataaattaaaataaataaataaataaataaaagtagggaGAGTAGATATTGTGCCAGCAGCACTGACAGTATTCTAGGAACTTCCCCACAAGTTGGGAACAAAGACATGACAGCAGTTTTCTTGGGAGAGTGAGTCACCAGTTATTTTCTTCAGGGGAAGGGTTCTGAGGCAGCTCCAAGCTCACCTGAGCATAAAGTAGGTTCAGGCCAACCCGGTTCTCCATGACATCGTCATCATAGGCAGAGTCCCAATAACTGTGAGGCCAAAGGGTGGAAAGGGGTAATGGGGCTAAGCTGGGGTAAGGCAAGAGGTAGAATGGAAAACGGGCAAAACAGGAGCAATCTGGAACTATCAGGGGCTAATGGTATTGTGGGAGGAAGCTTGGGAGGCCTGGCAGAAACACCCAGCACTACACCCCCTTGTCCAGATTATTCTGTCTCAATATGTGGCCCAATAATCCAATCCAGCACAGCACCTCCCACCCCGCCCCTTCCAGGCCCAGCCCTGACCTCTTCCTTAGCACAATCTTATACTCCTGACTCCGAAGGCTGGTGACAGACACATAAGGCAGCTCAAACTCCTGCAACTTCCGTACAActatgggttaaaaaaaaaaaaaaaaagaaaaaaggaaaatgtagtgAGATTTAAAGGAAGGGAAATCAAGAAAGTGGTGCCCTGAGGCAATGTTCATTCTGGGGGTGGGGAGTTAGGGGGGCTGCAAACTCACTACTGAAGTACAAGGAAGCAGTCAAGTCCAGAGAAACTCACAAGAAAAGGCTCCATCCTCTTTTTCTCGAACTAAGAATAGACTAAAGTATCCAATCAAGTCATCTGGAAGATCCAGCTTTGCGGCTACAGCCTGGGGATAGGGATAGAAGTACAGCTCATCATACTGGCTGGTTCCaatcattctccaagcccaggacCCTGGGATGCAGGGGAAGAAGGGGCAGTGCTGAACAAGCGCCTCACCTCCAGGACATCCTCAGTCTGATCTGAAGTTAGCACGTTGACCAGAACTTTCTGCCCGTTGCTGAGCAGCACTTCCAAGGACACTTCCTCTGTGGGGACCTGCTGTGTCTCCTGTTGTGAGCACACATGGGGATGGGAGGCACTGCCTTGTCCCTTGCCTTGACCTATGCCCAACTCTATTTCTAGGTCCCTTGTGTGTCTTTATTCTCAGCTGCTTAAATATAAGCTGGGATTTCTTTGATTTCATAGGAATAgaagaagttccattccattaaaaaagaTGACTCCTCTGTTATTAAGATGACAtggcctggctgggtgtggtggctcacacccgtaatcccagcactttgggaggccaaggcgggtggatcacctgaggtcaggagttcgacaccagccaggccaacacggcaaaaccccgtctccactaaaaatacaaaaattagccggacatggtggcgggcgcctgtaattctagctacttgggaggctgaggcaggagaatcgcttgaatccgggaggcggaggttgcagtgagctgagatcgcaccactgcactccagcctgtgcaaaagagcgagactctgtctcaaaaaaaataaaagacatgacCTTCCAGCAAGGTCCTTTCCTTAAATCTTAGTCCCACCCAAAGCCCTACCTGTTGTGCCCGACGCAGAAAACTGTTGAAGGTCTCGCTGCTCCCAAGCAATGGGTCTTGCCGAACTATGAGGACAAGAGAACAGTATTGCAGGAACTTAGCACTCACTCTTGGCTCCCCAGTCCTCCTCTCAGTAGGTTCCCCCGACCCCATTTCCTGGGCTGATGGTGGCCAGCCACATCCCCCAGCTGGCCTCACCTCACTCACTGTTTGCATAAATTCTTCACCTGCCCCACCCTTGGCTGCCATCTAGGTGAGTCCAGTCTATAGAACTAGGGAAATAACAATGATGTTAATCTAAAGCACATCAGATACAAAGTAAGTTCTCTCCACTGATATTGACTAGTGTTATACTAGCATTTCTCATAGATGTTAGTGCCCAAATTGTTTTGCTAGTACACAGAGTTACACATCCTTGTAGACTATTTACTTTGCTAATTGCATAACAGATCAAACAAGAGCCTTCCTAGATCTAGAAATGAAATCAGGCCCTTCGACAGAACCAGCTGTTTTTAAGTCTCTCCCCACAGTCCTCAATATAGTCAACCTAGTTTCC
It includes:
- the SNX17 gene encoding sorting nexin-17 (The RefSeq protein has 2 substitutions compared to this genomic sequence); the encoded protein is MHFSIPETESRSGDSGGSAYVAYNIHVNGVLHCRVRYSQLLGLREQLRKEYGANVLPAFPPKKLFSLTPAEVEQRREQLEKYMQAVRQDPLLGSSETFNSFLRRAQQETQQVPTEEVSLEVLLSNGQKVLVNVLTSDQTEDVLEAVAAKLDLPDDLIGYFSLFLVREKEDGAFSFVRKLQEFELPYVSVTSLRSQEYKIVLRKSYWDSAYDDDVMENRVGLNLLYAQTVSDIERGWILVTKEQHRQLKSLQEKVSKKEFLRLAQTLRHYGYLRFDACVADFPEKDCPVVVSAGNSELSLQLRLPGQQLREGSFRVTRMRCWRVTSSVPLPSGSTSSPGRGRGEVRLELAFEYLMSKDRLQWVTITSPQAIMMSICLQSMVDELMVKKSGGSIRKMLRRRVGGTLRRSDSQQAVKSPPLLESPDATRESMVKLSSKLSAVSLRGIGSPGTDASASDVHGNFAFEGIGDEDL